A section of the Leptospira kobayashii genome encodes:
- a CDS encoding NADase-type glycan-binding domain-containing protein, whose product MRYSILLLIFPTLFVEARDLNFEKLYVNVNDCLKGRECFQAVASSFLIEKGKPQDEYIPPKIHDYKKETAWCVSKNQGIAEFIYVPYQNDPSINEYKEILQRGDYYSLFKVTNGFARNKDLFLANNRVKKVSIEVQEVGYTMSVSGPDTAAGTDIKIYEGPLFNSLHEIELMDTMDEQKFKLKIIPKLKKDPYLQMDLLFKIIIKDIYPGSKYKDTCISDASFSIVVPEKN is encoded by the coding sequence ATGAGATATTCGATTCTATTACTCATCTTTCCCACCTTATTTGTAGAAGCGAGGGATCTTAATTTTGAGAAACTTTACGTCAATGTAAACGATTGCCTTAAAGGAAGAGAGTGCTTTCAAGCAGTCGCTAGTTCCTTCTTAATAGAGAAGGGCAAACCTCAGGATGAATATATTCCCCCGAAAATACATGACTATAAAAAAGAAACAGCATGGTGTGTATCAAAAAACCAAGGAATAGCAGAATTCATCTATGTGCCATATCAAAACGACCCAAGTATTAATGAATATAAAGAAATTTTGCAAAGAGGAGACTACTATTCTTTATTTAAGGTTACAAATGGATTTGCCAGAAACAAAGATTTATTTTTAGCAAATAATAGAGTTAAGAAAGTTTCTATCGAGGTGCAGGAGGTTGGATATACAATGTCCGTATCAGGACCAGATACGGCTGCTGGAACAGATATAAAAATATATGAAGGTCCTCTCTTCAATAGCCTTCATGAGATTGAATTAATGGATACGATGGATGAGCAAAAGTTTAAACTAAAAATCATTCCTAAACTTAAAAAGGATCCCTATCTTCAGATGGATCTGTTATTTAAGATTATAATCAAAGATATCTATCCTGGTTCTAAGTATAAGGATACCTGCATTTCTGACGCTAGTTTTTCTATTGTTGTGCCAGAGAAAAACTAG
- a CDS encoding ankyrin repeat domain-containing protein, translated as MKYLIYIVCIFISISCAEWRFRTKVNMGLIDLDAPLPPGTRITGYDFRLFRGTPVWELTKAAVIQDTEKMKKIVQEEKLDVDFREPKFEETLLSMEVKNERYDSIRTLLELGADPNKQGNSLSEGYSPVMYAASARDTRVLKLLLAHGGNPNIEGKGKISSGTITYTPLLNASKRGRLENVKLLVKVGADIHFQNELGETPLKEALIQDHMDIVLYLLENGIEYKHQLGTASGKNYNTKEEYPLFIADKLRFNTLPLNSEQYKQKMKVVAFLKKNGIDYRATPIPLAAINEAKRLYPNNWEDYLDKY; from the coding sequence ATGAAATACTTGATCTATATAGTATGCATATTTATTTCCATCTCTTGTGCGGAATGGCGTTTTAGAACAAAAGTAAATATGGGATTGATTGATTTAGATGCACCCCTGCCTCCTGGAACCAGAATTACTGGTTACGATTTTAGATTATTCCGAGGAACTCCCGTTTGGGAACTAACCAAGGCTGCAGTGATACAAGATACTGAAAAAATGAAAAAAATCGTGCAAGAGGAGAAGCTGGATGTGGATTTCCGAGAGCCCAAGTTTGAAGAAACTTTGTTGTCTATGGAGGTTAAAAATGAAAGGTACGATTCCATTAGGACATTGCTAGAATTAGGTGCAGACCCCAACAAACAAGGGAATTCACTTTCAGAAGGTTATTCACCTGTGATGTATGCAGCAAGTGCGAGAGACACGAGGGTATTAAAATTATTATTAGCGCACGGAGGTAATCCAAATATAGAAGGGAAAGGGAAAATAAGTAGCGGTACAATTACATATACTCCGTTACTAAATGCTAGTAAACGTGGAAGATTAGAAAATGTAAAACTATTAGTGAAAGTGGGTGCAGATATACATTTTCAAAATGAACTAGGTGAGACACCACTAAAAGAAGCTCTAATACAAGATCACATGGATATCGTATTATACTTACTCGAAAATGGAATCGAATACAAACATCAACTTGGCACTGCTAGTGGGAAAAATTATAATACGAAAGAAGAATATCCATTATTTATCGCGGACAAATTACGTTTTAACACTCTCCCCCTAAACTCCGAACAATACAAACAAAAAATGAAAGTTGTTGCATTCTTAAAGAAAAATGGAATCGACTACAGAGCCACTCCAATCCCACTCGCAGCAATTAACGAAGCGAAGAGACTTTATCCAAATAATTGGGAAGATTATTTAGATAAGTATTGA
- a CDS encoding fatty acid desaturase, with product MTSLVLERKTKMFSEKEKTKRIMKWIRYSDSKLRKRFTFLRHQNAIGFGIVIGSASGMILLGSLYIAGLLPFWICIIGNAIFASFLHEMEHDLIHNIYFKENPKIQNFLFWVVWLFRANVVNPWFRKEIHLLHHKVSGNKEDIEERFISNGMPWGWKRILVMIDPILAVVLQGPKIKKDAIRYLRKIKSPATKGPYQSVFLLLWYTFLGWGLFSLVNIALANPFHETGIIANIHSILNTTAVVYLIPCWLRQSAIQIVSSNMHYYGDVKSLYRQTQVLDSWLTFPLQLFCFNFGATHGIHHFIVTQPFYLRQAVAPKVKPILKKYGIPFNDFKSMAHANRETNPEGNDATQTV from the coding sequence ATGACCTCTTTAGTATTGGAAAGAAAAACGAAAATGTTTTCCGAAAAAGAAAAAACAAAACGAATCATGAAATGGATACGGTATTCCGATTCGAAACTGAGAAAACGATTCACTTTTTTACGTCATCAAAATGCAATCGGTTTTGGAATTGTGATCGGTTCCGCATCGGGAATGATTTTATTGGGAAGCCTATACATCGCAGGACTCCTCCCTTTTTGGATCTGTATTATTGGAAATGCGATCTTCGCTTCTTTCTTACATGAAATGGAACATGATCTCATCCACAATATCTACTTCAAAGAAAATCCGAAGATACAAAACTTTCTCTTTTGGGTGGTTTGGTTGTTCAGAGCCAATGTGGTCAATCCTTGGTTTCGAAAAGAAATTCATCTTTTGCATCATAAGGTATCGGGAAACAAAGAGGACATAGAAGAAAGATTTATCAGCAACGGCATGCCTTGGGGATGGAAACGGATTTTAGTAATGATCGATCCGATTCTGGCAGTCGTATTGCAAGGACCGAAAATCAAAAAAGATGCGATTCGTTATTTAAGAAAAATCAAATCCCCGGCGACCAAAGGACCGTATCAATCCGTTTTTCTTTTGCTATGGTATACTTTTTTAGGCTGGGGATTGTTCTCTTTGGTAAACATCGCACTTGCCAACCCCTTCCATGAAACAGGCATTATCGCAAATATTCATTCTATCCTAAACACTACCGCAGTCGTTTACTTGATTCCTTGTTGGTTGAGACAATCCGCGATCCAAATCGTTTCTTCCAATATGCATTATTATGGCGATGTCAAAAGCTTATACCGGCAAACCCAAGTTTTGGATTCCTGGCTCACTTTCCCCTTACAACTGTTTTGTTTTAATTTCGGCGCCACTCACGGAATCCACCATTTCATCGTAACGCAACCGTTCTATCTAAGACAGGCAGTCGCACCTAAAGTAAAACCGATTCTGAAAAAATACGGAATCCCTTTCAACGACTTCAAAAGCATGGCTCACGCAAATCGTGAAACAAATCCTGAAGGAAATGATGCAACCCAAACAGTGTAA